The Euphorbia lathyris chromosome 3, ddEupLath1.1, whole genome shotgun sequence genome contains a region encoding:
- the LOC136224705 gene encoding protein XAP5 CIRCADIAN TIMEKEEPER: MSGMGDGYVGTAQDAVRIRRLEKQREAERRKIQELKSKSASDQGQPGLLQFGSSTSEILETAFKKETVGLVTREQYVEKRVNIQIKFEEEEKEKLQKLRQEEEELQLAKRKKRKVKGNPRLSFAEDIENGSEEEDDENKSSESKRLVHGKFGKDPTVETSFLPDSEREAEEEAERERLRKQWQREQEQIRSEPLQITYSYWDGAGHRRVIQVRKGDSIGEFLRAVQQQLAPEFREIRNTSVENLLYVKEDLIIPHQHSFYELIVNKARGKSGPLFHFDVHEDVRTIADATIEKDESHAGKVVERHWYEKNKHIFPASRWEIYDPSRKWERYTIHGD; the protein is encoded by the exons ATGTCGGGCATGGGAGACGGGTACGTGGGCACTGCCCAAGACGCCGTGAGGATCCGGAGGCTAGAGAAGCAGCGAGAAGCCGAGCGTCGCAAAATCCAAGAGCTCAAATCCAAGTCTGCCTCCGACCAGGGGCAGCCTGGCCTCCTCCAATTTGGGTCAAGCACCTCCGAG ATTCTTGAGACTGCTTTTAAGAAGGAAACTGTAGGTTTGGTTACAAGAGAGCAATATGTTGAGAAG AGAGTTaatattcaaattaaatttgaagaggaagagaaagagaaacTCCAAAAGCTACGCCAAGA GGAGGAGGAGCTCCAGCTAGCAAAGCGTAAAAAGAGAAAGGTTAAGGGGAATCCTCGATTATCCTTTGCTGAAGATATTGAGAATGGAAGTGAAGAAGAGGATGACGAAAACA AAAGTTCAGAGTCAAAGAGGTTAGTACATGGAAAATTTGGCAAAGATCCAACTGTGGAAACAAGCTTCTTGCCTGACAG TGAGCGGGAGGCAGAGGAAGAAGCTGAACGAGAAAGGTTGCGGAAACAGTGGCAACGTGAACAAGAACAGATTCGAA GTGAGCCCCTTCAAATTACTTACAGCTACTGGGATGGAGCAGGGCATAGAAGGGTAATCCAG GTACGCAAAGGAGATAGCATAGGAGAGTTTCTCCGGGCAGTTCAGCAGCAACTTGCGCCTGAATTTAGAGAAATCAGAAACACTTCGGTGGAGAATTTACTTTATGTCAAGGAAGATCTTATAATTCCCCAT cAACACAGTTTCTATGAGCTTATTGTTAACAAGGCAAGGGGTAAAAGTGGACCG CTTTTTCACTTTGATGTTCATGAGGATGTGCGGACTATAGCTGACGCAACAATTGAGAAGGATGAG TCGCATGCTGGTAAAGTTGTTGAGAGGCACTGGTATGAGAAGAACAAGCACATATTCCCTGCTTCAAGATGGGAG ATATATGACCCCTCCAGGAAGTGGGAGCGTTACACTATTCATGGAGATTAA